A window from Dysidea avara chromosome 2, odDysAvar1.4, whole genome shotgun sequence encodes these proteins:
- the LOC136247876 gene encoding uncharacterized protein, with protein sequence MIKRRGLPEEIISDNGINFAATEKELRKVTNQIVKDPNFVLTMTSKKIKRTFNPPYAPHYGGVFETMIKAAKKAIVAILGNSDVTNEELMTAFTGAEALVNSWPLTYQSANPQDKITLTPNHLLHGQIGGMFSPETTKEEACHPLKRWRRVQEFTRHFWNCWL encoded by the coding sequence ATGATCAAAAGGCGAGGTTTACCTGAGGAAATCATCTCAGACAATGGGATTAATTTTGCGGCCACAGAAAAGGAGCTGAGGAAAGTAACCAATCAGATAGTTAAAGATCCTAACTTTGTTTTAACAATGACCAGCAAAAAGATAAAACGGACTTTTAATCCACCTTATGCCCCACACTATGGTGGTGTTTTTGAAACAATGATTAAAGCAGCGAAGAAAGCCATAGTGGCCATACTGGGAAATTCTGATGTTACCAATGAAGAGTTGATGACTGCCTTTACTGGGGCAGAAGCTTTAGTCAATTCATGGCCTTTAACCTACCAGTCCGCTAATCCACAAGATAAAATTACCCTCACACCTAACCATCTACTTCATGGACAAATAGGAGGGATGTTTTCCCCAGAAACAACAAAGGAAGAGGCTTGTCATCCATTAAAACGGTGGCGTAGAGTCCAAGAATTTACCAGGCATTTTTGGAATTGCTGGCTATGA